In the genome of Hydractinia symbiolongicarpus strain clone_291-10 chromosome 5, HSymV2.1, whole genome shotgun sequence, one region contains:
- the LOC130644812 gene encoding uncharacterized protein LOC130644812, which yields MFLLTCILLLLVASQSVESVRFSKSTLTKLSKGIINAKDNVEIITSTAGIGFGTADTYGESVAVGEALDKVREGKLEEAREDLVEFVTVLCLIDIPGTVQPAGELISGVVMNEKNLKMAPVRDAIKAMNKHVSNFLTEIPDKLPNRIKNIGKHLSKFKGKVATAFKNGASSLKTSSPKVWNALSGTAKSLKTYNPLKLIKAAGVIDFLTIGYSSFELGRAAKTGDVDTIVESSIAIAGSLFSIVGALAATGSALGPIGTVVGAILGGIACIINIFKPDPQGDLDQSVAEYERYGMLSIEELRKDFAYMPAVNVYKRKLDWLFENNQGSMYDIKGLRPTTALTFDYQNIKTKRNFEYTALGTCPKVKGFPRCIAIGEKRYIDKKDYHGWWSTLRGKQKLIHESDFYGIISNMTYGGTTIIIRSNHYKDDQKVRGIKIDTLPPLWTAVQTANDHIVLHDLSRLSSGKKVNINLRGGRNTVNINGIVGNFVEGSTTNIFDIKLQADKEKPLSVLSFAGMKNNVAFLRQKISGMVYYANHAQTGRGLICYVGLNHKRYCPGYIDPIPWLATSPFNDKVVLNARHNMTVVNKEGRNTYVIQIDETMQTLDPQEKISYRIIDSSVHAANLEVNARVVTPDAIVYREKKAVFEIYGKFWNTSSFGNVDYRMIRRAVFAGSKHMPNTVKLFKSLNLDDIPRTAQFQKIYSYPRNGVFYLQMNARLDGNLKVAKSICLCAPHKVESYYYLDMGRGFNVLYLSSEFWMNFRQDKFMLTLVYDKVDMKTNKYGWILKIRRKDDPDEVQLPRHDLLLKNVHIIMMPSLLGTIFDLTDNDAMVTEADLWRRRQDRITFAFNTNVVGTDLDDYALIFPRNSGFTKNSDFELDLGKGTDTVVITESLQKFTNDLKYRFVNESGNINMEITHVPVFGQINFLGKVVIRNVDRVACEVHGVIRTLKTWNDCETFDDFRDLKVECLTLYRAVIKSYGITKYDKDVKCKEECPRHRP from the exons atgtttttgttgacTTGCATACTTCTTCTTCTGGTGGCTTCACAGTCAGTTGAAAGTGTACGCTTTAGCAAATCGACTTTAACAAAACTCTCAAAAGGTATTATCAATGCGAAAGACAATGTAGAAATAATAACAAGCACCGCTGGGATTGGATTTGGGACGGCAGATACATACGGCGAGTCGGTAGCTGTTGGTGAAGCATTGGATAAAGTGAGGGAAGGGAAACTGGAAGAAGCTAGGGAAGACCTAGTGGAGTTTGTGACGGTATTGTGTTTGATTGACATACCGGGTACTGTCCAGCCAGCAGGAGAGCTGATCAGCGGAGTTGTTATGAAtgaaaagaatttaaagatGGCACCAGTAAGGGATGCGATTAAAGCCATGAACAAACACGTGTCAAACTTTTTAACGGAAATCCCTGATAAACTGCCGAACCGAATTAAAAATATTGGTAAACACCTGTCAAAATTTAAAGGCAAAGTGGCCACAGCTTTTAAAAATGGAGCGTCCTCATTGAAGACAAGCTCACCAAAAGTATGGAATGCGTTGTCAGGCACTGCGAAATCATTGAAAACATACAACCCTTTAAAACTCATTAAAGCCGCTGGTGTGATCGATTTTTTGACGATAGGCTACTCAAGTTTTGAGTTAGGGCGCGCTGCGAAAACAGGAGATGTGGACACTATTGTTGAATCTAGCATCGCGATTGCTGGTAGTTTGTTTTCAATCGTTGGTGCACTGGCAGCCACAGGTAGTGCGCTGGGTCCAATTGGAACTGTTGTTGGGGCAATTTTAG GAGGTATCGCTTGcatcataaatatttttaaacctgATCCACAGGGAGATTTAGATCAGAGCGTAGCTGAATACGAAAGATATGGCATGCTTTCAATCGAAGAGCTACGCAAAGATTTCGCGTACATGCCGGCTGTTAATGTGTACAAACGAAAATTAGACTGGCTGTTCGAGAACAATCAAGGCTCGATGTATGACATCAAAGGGTTGCGACCGACTACTgcactaacttttgactatcaaaatataaaaacaaaacgaaacttTGAATACACTGCCCTTGGAACATGTCCAAAAGTGAAGGGATTCCCACGATGCATTGCGATAGGAGAAAAGAGATATATTG ACAAGAAAGACTATCATGGTTGGTGGAGCACTCTGAGAGGAAAACAAAAGCTAATTCATGAGAGTGATTTTTATGGTATCATAAGCAACATGACGTACGGCGGTACAACAATCATCATACGAAGCAACCATTATAAAGACGATCAAAAAGTTAGAGGGATCAAAATCGATACTTTGCCACCATTATGGACCGCCGTTCAAACAGCCAATGACCATATTGTGTTGCATGATCTCAGTCGATTGTCCAGTGGGAAAAAA GTGAATATTAATCTACGAGGTGGACGGAACACTGTGAATATCAATGGGATTGTTGGAAATTTTGTTGAAGGTTCAACCACAAATATATTTGACATCAAACTTCAAGCCGATAAAGAGAAACCACTTTCGGTGTTGTCTTTCGCTGGAATGAAAAACAACGTTGCTTTTTTGCGTCAAAAGATTTCTGGAATGGTTTATTATGCAAATCACGCACAAACTGGAAGAGGGTTAATCTGCTATGTAGGGTTAAACCATAAGCGATACTGTCCTGGCTACATCGATCCGATTCCTTGGTTAGCCACGTCACCGTTTAACGACAAAGTCGTATTAAACGCACGTCATAATATGACGGTAGTCAACAAAGAAGGAAGAAACACCTATGTGATACAAATCGATGAAACTATGCAGACGCTCGACCCACAGGAAAAAATATCCTATCGTATCATAGACTCGTCAGTTCATGCTGCAAACTTGGAAGTTAATGCACGTGTGGTGACTCCCGACGCTATAGTTTACAGAGAAAAGAAAgctgtttttgaaatttatggAAAGTTCTGGAATACATCTTCGTTTGGAAACGTGGATTATCGAATGATTCGTCGTGCTGTTTTTGCCGGGTCGAAGCATATGCCCAATACGGTGAAATTATTTAAGTCCCTTAATCTGGATGACATTCCTAGAACGGCACAATTCCAGAAAATATATTCGTATCCTAGGAATGGTgtgttttatttacaaatgaacGCCAGACTAGACGGAAACTTAAAGGTAGCAAAATCGATTTGTTTATGTGCTCCACACAAGGTCGAGTCATACTATTATCTTGATATGGGACGGGGGTTCAATGTTTTATATCTTAGTAGCGAGTTTTGGATGAATTTCAGACAGGACAAATTTATGTTGACATTGGTATATGACAAGGTGGACATGAAGACGAATAAGTATGGATGGATTTTGAAGATACGTCGTAAAGACGATCCGGACGAGGTACAACTACCGCGCCATGATTTATTGCTTAAGAATGTCCACATCATCATGATGCCTTCTTTGTTAGGTACCATATTTGATTTAACGGACAATGATGCTATGGTAACAGAAGCTGATTTATGGCGAAGAAGACAAGACCGAATTACTTTTGCATTTAACACAAACGTTGTGGGGACAGATTTAGATGACTACGCCTTGATTTTTCCCAGAAATTCTGGGTTTACAAAAAATTCCGATTTTGAGTTAGACCTGGGAAAGGGCACTGACACTGTTGTTATCACAGAATCTTTACAAAAATTCACAAACGATTTAAAATACCGCTTTGTTAACGAATCAGGAAATATCAACATGGAGATCACACACGTTCCAGTTTTCGGTCAAATAAACTTTTTGGGGAAAGTGGTAATACGGAATGTTGATAGAGTCGCGTGTGAAGTACATGGTGTAATCCGAACCCTAAAAACATGGAATGACTGTGAGACTTTTGATGATTTCAGAGACTTGAAGGTAGAATGCCTGACTCTTTATCGAGCAGTCATAAAATCATACGGCATAACAAAGTATGACAAAGATGTGAAATGTAAAGAAGAATGTCCACGACATAGACCGTAA
- the LOC130644819 gene encoding metallophosphoesterase domain-containing protein 1-like encodes MSAENRIIVSKLTKEPTLLWQQLMVKQAQRKLPVNQFTDIKCEKKQDHVRFVLISDTHGHEIELPDGDVLIHGGDFSKVGKPKEIDNFNDYMGKIKHKFKHVIVICGNHEITFDPYGAPAKDYLLDEESKIVNHSDMKKKLTNCTYIEDEAVEVMGFKIYGSPWQPEFHGWAYNLPRGEKCLEKWNLIPEDTDVLITHGPPLGYGDLCSSGLRAGCAELLSTIQQRVRPRLHVFGHIHEGYGVWRDDHTTFVNASTCTLRYKPVNRPIVIDLKPKN; translated from the exons atgtctGCTGAAAATAGAATCATTGTAAGTAAGTTAACAAAGGAACCAACATTGCTATGGCAACAGTTAATGGTAAAACAGGCACAACGAAAACTTCCAGTGAATCAATTTACAGACATAAAATGTGAAAAGAAACAAGATCACGTCAGATTTGTGTTGATATCAGATACGCATGGTCATGAAATAGAACTCCCTGATGGTGATGTTCTCATCCATGGTGGTGATTTTAGCAAAGTTGGTAAACCGAAAGAAATAGACAATTTCAATGATTATATGGGGAAAATTAAACACAAGTTTAAACATGTGATAGTTATATGTGGAaaccatgaaataacatttgacCCATATGGAGCACCTGCAAAGGACTACTTATTAGATGAAGAAAGTAAAATCGTGAATCATTCagatatgaaaaagaaattaacCAATTGTACCTACATTGAAGATGAGGCAGTTGAAGTTATGGGATTCAAGATCTATGGTTCTCCGTG gCAGCCAGAATTTCATGGTTGGGCTTATAATTTACCGCGAGGAGAAAAATGCTTAGAAAAGTGGAATCTTATACCAGAAGATACAGATGTATTAATTACACATGGACCTCCCTTAGGATATGGTGATTTATGTTCATCTGGATTAAGAGCAGGCTGCGCAGAATTGTTGTCTACTATTCAACAGAGAGTTAGACCAAGGTTACATGTGTTTGGGCACATTCATGAAG GATATGGTGTATGGAGAGACGACCACACTACCTTCGTCAACGCATCGACGTGTACGTTGAGATACAAACCAGTTAATCGGCCGATTGTTATTGACCTAAaaccaaaaaattaa
- the LOC130644817 gene encoding endoplasmic reticulum-Golgi intermediate compartment protein 2-like, with the protein MQSLTDGMRQRKNVVKAFKELDAFPKVPESYQETSTSGGTVSILTFLFIGVLVVSEFMYYTSKITNYTYMVDKDADHKIRINIDMTIAMECDDIGADVLDVSGTSIDIESHIRMEPSYFRMSKNQKRWWDAFRMIRQTEEGYRSINDVTSMHQVFGRAFATAMPKKEIKEFEGKDFDACHIYGNVEVNKVSGNFHITAGKSIPHPRGHAHLSSLVSELNYNFSHRIDLMSFGDPHPGIINPLDGELEIAEDAYHMFQYYIKIVPTNIKALRKDMKANQYSVTYRSRPISHNSGSHGVPGIFFKYDFHPICVNVIESYRDFSQFLIRLCGIIGGVFATSGMLHSFIGSLTEFIMENMKKRHKSGYHTGQNNTLNPTTTKTNAALSSSSTPQPLPTPSVSLIPPQQISNTSGT; encoded by the coding sequence ATGCAGTCTCTCACAGATGGAATGCGTCAGAGAAAGAATGTGGTGAAAGCTTTCAAAGAATTGGACGCTTTCCCAAAAGTGCCAGAAAGTTACCAAGAGACGTCAACCAGTGGTGGGACAGTTTCGATCCTAACCTTCCTATTCATCGGTGTGCTAGTAGTTTCTGAATTTATGTATTATACAAGTAAAATAACAAATTATACCTACATGGTTGATAAAGATGCTGATCATAAAATACGAATCAATATTGACATGACTATTGCCATGGAATGTGACGATATTGGTGCTGATGTTCTGGACGTATCAGGTACAAGCATTGACATAGAGTCACATATTAGAATGGAACCTTCATATTTTCGTATGAGTAAAAACCAAAAGCGGTGGTGGGATGCTTTTCGTATGATCAGGCAAACAGAGGAGGGGTATCGGTCAATTAATGATGTGACCAGTATGCATCAAGTCTTCGGCAGAGCCTTTGCAACAGCAATGCCAAAGAAAGAAATTAAGGAATTCGAAGGAAAAGATTTTGATGCATGCCATATATATGGAAATGTGGAAGTGAATAAAGTTTCTGGTAACTTCCACATAACAGCAGGTAAATCAATACCACATCCTCGTGGGCATGCCCATCTGAGTTCCCTGGTATCTGAGttaaattacaatttttctCATCGTATTGATTTAATGTCATTTGGAGATCCACACCCTGGTATTATAAACCCTCTTGATGGTGAACTGGAAATTGCTGAAGATGCATATCATATGTTTCAATATTACATCAAGATAGTACCCACAAACATAAAAGCATTGAGAAAAGATATGAAGGCTAATCAATATTCTGTAACATATCGGTCCAGACCGATTAGTCACAACAGCGGCTCTCATGGTGTTCCTGGAATTTTTTTCAAGTACGATTTTCATCCTATTTGTGTCAACGTAATTGAAAGCTACAGAGATTTTAGTCAGTTCTTAATCCGTTTATGTGGTATAATTGGTGGTGTTTTTGCCACGTCTGGCATGCTTCATTCTTTTATTGGTTCCTTAACAGAATTTATTAtggaaaacatgaaaaaacgaCATAAATCGGGTTACCACACTGGACAAAATAACACATTGAATCCAACTACAACAAAAACTAATGCAGCACTATCATCTTCAAGCACACCTCAGCCATTACCTACACCAAGCGTGTCATTAATTCCACCACAACAGATATCTAACACTTCTGGGACATGA
- the LOC130644818 gene encoding high-affinity lysophosphatidic acid receptor-like: MPSFPTSNLSVDLTEYTENEIYSYPSTGVRVFLTLILAVVFILSLSGNLLIFGIIYRRAAMRSGINLLLANLALADLVTSVFTLPLSAIVLNMQSWRFGSVMCKLSGVVYSLVNAEKVFVLLVISIDRYFIIVKRRDTMTPPKAKAFIALSWLVVIVLSLPPVFGWGRFVYKCGFVQCLLDFNEQSQFNPSYTIFYCTAIIFVPSFVLVVIYHCILRKLRRNSFRVQNHPPVTPTAMHKKGKLFIDYSYKTRTSTTILLLSLVFIVCTVPIGGVNVYLALNGFNDRINTRGYLAFLWISHAHGAFNPIIYYTRIKKFRESVRDLWPQFCVLPHLVPIRSRRRIRPHVMYRVEKNDKIVIMNSNSSL; this comes from the coding sequence ATGCCATCATTTCCTACATCAAACCTATCTGTTGATCTCACAGAGTATACCgaaaatgaaatatattcatACCCATCGACGGGTGTACGTGTTTTTCTGACACTTATTCTCGCTGTGGTTTTTATCCTCTCGCTCTCTGgtaatttattgatttttggTATAATTTATCGACGAGCTGCGATGAGATCTGGTATTAATTTACTTTTAGCTAATTTGGCACTGGCGGATTTAGTTACAAGTGTGTTTACTTTACCATTAAGTGCCATTGTATTAAATATGCAAAGCTGGCGCTTCGGTAGTGTTATGTGCAAGTTGAGTGGAGTCGTGTACAGCTTGGTAAATGCTGAGAAAGTGTTTGTACTTTTGGTTATATCGATAGATCGTTATTTTATCATTGTAAAACGAAGAGACACCATGACGCCACCTAAAGCAAAAGCATTTATAGCTTTGTCGTGGCTCGTCGTTATTGTATTATCATTACCGCCTGTTTTTGGTTGGGGTCGTTTTGTTTATAAATGTGGATTTGTTCAATGTCTTTTAGATTTTAACGAACAAAGTCAATTTAATCCAAGTTACACAATATTTTACTGTACTGCTATTATTTTTGTGCCGTCTTTTGTGCTCGTAGTAATCTATCATTGTATATTAAGAAAGCTACGTCGTAACAGCTTTCGTGTTCAAAATCACCCGCCCGTCACGCCCACCGCCATGCACAAGAAAGGTAAACTATTTATCGATTACAGTTACAAGACACGAACTTCGACGACTATTCTCCTTCTCTCATTAGTGTTTATCGTATGCACTGTTCCCATTGGCGGAGTGAATGTCTATCTTGCTTTGAATGGATTTAACGATCGAATTAATACACGCGGTTATCTCGCGTTTTTATGGATATCTCACGCCCACGGCGCGTTTAATCCTATAATTTATTACACGCGTATAAAAAAGTTTCGAGAGTCTGTTCGTGATTTGTGGCCGCAATTTTGTGTGCTACCACATCTTGTGCCCATACGATCTAGACGTCGTATTAGACCCCATGTTATGTACAGAGTGGAGAAGAATGATAAGATAGTGATCATGAACAGTAACTCGTCTTTATGA